Part of the Aquarana catesbeiana isolate 2022-GZ linkage group LG12, ASM4218655v1, whole genome shotgun sequence genome, tttgttgcaatctttgatcaatttttctcttttgtccacgtccagagagattagctacagtgccatgggctgtaaacttcttgacaatgttatgCACAATAGACACAGAAACATTAAGATCTTTGGAGCTGGACATGTTACCTTGAGACTGTCCATGCATTTCTGCTATTTTCGTTCTCAAATCCTTAGACAATTCCTTgcagatccttctcttctccatACTCTAtgtggcacacagacacacaacagaaaggttgagtcaatttttcatcattttaactggttgctggtgtgatttctatattgtcagcaccagATAATTGATAAAGGTGAGTTTAAATATGACTTACAAGAGCATCACAAACTTAAATTGCAATTATTtcatacaattttgaaaaagatgccaataattttgtccagtccatttttgagTTTTGcatgtcagatttggctttttgtttctccacctttttgtgtcataccaatacaaacaaaagaaataaacatgagactggctgaacatttgtaattgcaacaacttTCTGAGTGAAGTTTTCTGACAGAAATGTatgggtgccaatatttttggccatgactataGCTGCAACCAGTAAAGCCCCCAGGCAACAGTTGTATTCATAGTATCTAAAATCTCAGCTGTCAGCTTTTAACTTAAGCCagagggttgaaagaaaaaaaaatagattcctccatctacacagaAAATGGATGAAAGGACTCCCCAACCCCACAATATCAACCCCTGGAAAGCGCATTCTGACAGCAGCACTGGCTGctatcagaatacattgatcagtggctGCAAATCAAGGAAATGTTTCCAATATGTTTCTTCTATAGAAAATGTTCAAAAGATTGACTTCTGTTGGGAGGAGGttgccacacactgatcaaaatctggccggttcagcagggacagctTAACTCCTTTAGAGTTGTTAGAGTTGTAATACTTGCGTGCTTCTCTCACCAACTACTCTCTTGCACAAGCTCTCACTTTTGGTGGTCAGCCTGTAGCCGATTACAACTGTGACAAACTCGTTCCATTTCTTAATATTTGTTATAACTGTACTCCAAGGGATTTTCAGTCACCATCCATTCCCTGAAGTGGTTTCACAGTTGCTTAGAGCCTTCTGTTATCTTCATAATGTAGGTTATACCATGATACGGACTTATCAGAATTTTGACCTTTCAGATACATGTGCATTTATACTAGTCACTTCACACCCTTAATTACATACAGGTGATCTCCATTGTTGTATTTAATTTAAATCTCTTTGCAGAGAACTGTTTTCACTTTGACAGGAGTCTATTTATGAACAGTGTCGTAAAAAAGCAAAATGTATCCACCATGATACACTGTTTTATAGGTATGTATTATATAGGTTTGTGTGTATTCAATATTGCAAAATATGCTGTGTGTTTATATAGGTGATTGAACTCCAaatatatggtatatattttttttcttggtacAGCATCGCTGTTCTCTTTATATAaggaattatttaattattttacaaTATATTTTACAAAGGTTTATGTACTTGTGAAAAATGTATGGGTATATAATATTTACACATACATATAAAATACTACAGCACCTAACTCTGTGAATGCtacatatacaaatatattaaATATGATCATCTTTTATCTTTAAAAAATCCTTCATCTGTGTTGCTTTCCTTTATTGTCACTGTCAGAAAGTTTGAAGTCACATCTGTCACTATTACTTTCTCCAAGTTATCTGCTGAGGGTCTCCAAGTCTCATCTTCTGGTTCCCCAAGTATTCTGGCCACAGGAATACGAGCAATAAGAGAGGGCTTTCCGCCATGTGTTACCAAAGCATCCTTGTAGAAATCAGATACCTGCTGATGGTATCCAGAGTTGTGCCTGTTTTTTGGGATGATTGTCTCTTGGGATGTGGAACTTTTAGTACCACTTCTAAAATTTGTCTTATGTGTATGTCCATCATAACTCGATTTTTGATTGTGTCTTGTGTGTGCATCTCCAAGTTCCTTAGGTGAGAAACAAAGATCGGTCTGGCTTGTTGACCCTAGATCTGAGTTCTGCCGTCTTGCAAGCTGTATGACACTGTATGTTGAGTTATATTTTAGTGCTCCTGCTTCATGTACCCTGGTAGAACCAGGCACATGCCCAACCTGACTACTAGGGTTAGTAGGAGACATTCTTATGGATTGAGCATCTTCCTTATGTAGTCCCTTTCCACGGTGGTGTTTCTTTTTCTTAAAGTGTAAGGTAAATCGCTCCCCTTCATTATCTGGCCTGCTTAATATCTCTTTAAAGACATCATCATTTGTCCCGGTGCTCTCTTGTGGAGAGTTTGGGGCACTCCTTAGCCCTTCCCTTGACCTAGATGATGGTACTTGCTGAGAAGGACGACCAGGGTAAGGAATTCTTACACCACGAGTAGAATCCTTTCGGAATTCATAGGTCTTTGCATTTGCCTTAGCTTGAGCCTGTAAAGGAAGAAAATGTATTACTTGGTGCAAGTATCTAGTAATCACAAACTATTTACCATTTAACAATAAAAATAGTTTCAGTGATCCAGTACAAACATTATGTGTTTTCCAACAGTATATTCCTATACAGTGTATTCTGCAATGCAACCATGGCACATGCCAGAACAATAATGTGGCCAAGATTACTCTTTAGTGCTTACAGAATACACTTCGGCCTTGTTCACACGGGCCGTACCAATGCGTACTATGCATCCACAGGTGGCACCGCTCATTGCAGCATTCTCCTATGAGCCCCCAGGAGGTTGGCCTTTGATGTACTAGACTCATTGATCCCTTCATTGATCCCTTCagtagacccccgatcccttcataaagagtacctgtcactgcctactactgtcacatgggatgtttacattccttgtgacagcaataaaagtgatccaattttttttttttaatttaaaagggACAAggttaaataaaaaagaaacaaaaaaaaaaaaaataaagcaccaccTTTTCGCGAGCTCGCACaccaaacgc contains:
- the CBX8 gene encoding chromobox protein homolog 8; this encodes MELSAVGERVFAAESLLKRRIRKGRMEYLVKWKGWSQKYSTWEPEENILDARLVSAFEDREREREMYGPKKRGPKPKTFLLKAQAKANAKTYEFRKDSTRGVRIPYPGRPSQQVPSSRSREGLRSAPNSPQESTGTNDDVFKEILSRPDNEGERFTLHFKKKKHHRGKGLHKEDAQSIRMSPTNPSSQVGHVPGSTRVHEAGALKYNSTYSVIQLARRQNSDLGSTSQTDLCFSPKELGDAHTRHNQKSSYDGHTHKTNFRSGTKSSTSQETIIPKNRHNSGYHQQVSDFYKDALVTHGGKPSLIARIPVARILGEPEDETWRPSADNLEKVIVTDVTSNFLTVTIKESNTDEGFFKDKR